One region of Sphingomonas abietis genomic DNA includes:
- a CDS encoding ImuA family protein codes for MRGPALAFALPALDSRLADRGLDTAGLHEIAAASETLSDDAAATLFLAGIAARFAEQPGHTMLWAVTAFDLYAPGIEQVGLGPDKILYGQGRKDIEVLAMAEDALRDGSLACVIAEVKAADMTATRRLQLAAADGQTPMLLYRRHRVRGRCPLAVPSAAMTRWRIGCVPSERLPWAGVGRPRWLVELVRQRSGNPFSLELEACDATGRLALPAATADRAAATERALSQAA; via the coding sequence TTGCGGGGGCCGGCGCTGGCGTTCGCGCTGCCCGCACTCGATAGCCGGCTTGCCGATCGCGGTCTCGACACCGCTGGCCTTCACGAAATCGCGGCCGCGTCCGAGACGCTGAGCGATGACGCAGCCGCCACCCTGTTTCTCGCCGGCATCGCCGCTCGCTTTGCCGAGCAGCCCGGCCATACGATGCTCTGGGCCGTCACCGCTTTCGATCTCTACGCGCCTGGCATCGAACAGGTCGGCCTCGGGCCCGACAAGATTCTCTACGGCCAAGGTCGCAAGGACATCGAGGTGCTGGCTATGGCCGAGGATGCCTTGCGGGACGGCTCGCTGGCGTGCGTGATCGCGGAGGTGAAGGCCGCCGACATGACCGCGACGCGGCGATTGCAGCTCGCAGCGGCCGATGGTCAGACACCGATGCTTCTCTACCGCCGCCACCGAGTGCGCGGGCGTTGCCCGCTCGCCGTGCCGTCAGCTGCGATGACGCGGTGGCGAATCGGGTGCGTGCCATCGGAGCGGCTACCTTGGGCTGGCGTCGGCCGACCGCGCTGGCTTGTCGAGTTGGTCCGTCAGCGCAGCGGCAATCCCTTTTCCCTCGAACTGGAGGCGTGCGATGCCACGGGTCGCCTCGCTCTTCCTGCCGCAACTGCCGATCGAGCGGCTGCGACGGAACGAGCGCTCAGCCAAGCCGCCTGA
- a CDS encoding DUF6504 family protein: MPRVASLFLPQLPIERLRRNERSAKPPDAGYAVAPRFAPPIDDDPGACSVPRGGGWRPGARWARDETVGRRPSQIEIDALPAHQRPTMREMGRRSEHAEHPFRAMRPDDGGAPPVAAPPGWATLWGRPTVLIIRTGQRDIITAACPAAFNLGLRPGMAAAHARALVADLDVRDAEPDADRALLDRLALHAARQWTPSASVTGPDGLWFDLTGTTHLFGGEARFCRRLLAFLKRLGLTARIAIAGTPGAAHALARFGSDTITLLDPGQEAQAIADLPLAALRLDSDALIAAARFGLERIADLYPMPRGPLARRLGMRSVDRLDQARGSLAEPIIPVVPIDAPRVTRRLLEPIGTPESIAQVIDDLVDDLVALLQTRGLGARAVQLTADRVDGEAQRLAVGASRATRDARHLKRMFGLRMEGLDPGLGIEAMHLAVPLSEPLGAEAAGALLETSRKTRDLAPLVDQLSSRAGGSALFRVSSQESDVPERAMRRLPPLATPSGWPGWKRPARLLRRPEPLSNVVALLPDHPPRRFTWRRQDFRVVAGDGPERIHGEWWRNAQEMWAVRDYFRVEAEGGQRFWLFRRGDGVDAPTGDLSWYMHGMFG; encoded by the coding sequence ATGCCACGGGTCGCCTCGCTCTTCCTGCCGCAACTGCCGATCGAGCGGCTGCGACGGAACGAGCGCTCAGCCAAGCCGCCTGACGCCGGCTACGCGGTCGCGCCACGGTTCGCGCCGCCGATCGACGATGATCCTGGCGCCTGTTCGGTTCCGCGCGGAGGGGGATGGCGTCCCGGCGCGCGGTGGGCACGCGACGAGACCGTTGGACGCCGACCATCCCAGATCGAGATCGATGCGCTTCCCGCCCATCAGCGCCCGACCATGCGCGAGATGGGGCGGCGCAGCGAGCATGCCGAACATCCGTTCCGGGCGATGCGGCCCGACGACGGCGGTGCTCCGCCCGTTGCCGCCCCGCCGGGCTGGGCCACCTTATGGGGCCGCCCGACCGTGCTCATCATCCGGACGGGCCAGCGCGACATCATCACCGCTGCCTGTCCCGCGGCCTTCAACCTCGGGTTGCGGCCCGGAATGGCGGCCGCCCATGCTCGCGCGCTAGTCGCCGATCTCGATGTCCGGGATGCCGAGCCCGATGCCGATCGCGCGCTGCTCGACCGCCTTGCTTTGCACGCCGCCCGGCAATGGACGCCGTCCGCCAGCGTGACCGGCCCGGACGGATTGTGGTTCGATCTCACTGGCACCACTCATCTGTTCGGCGGCGAGGCGCGCTTCTGCCGGCGCCTGCTCGCCTTCCTGAAACGGCTCGGCCTGACCGCGCGCATCGCGATCGCCGGTACGCCGGGTGCCGCCCATGCGCTTGCCCGGTTCGGAAGCGACACCATTACGTTGCTCGACCCTGGTCAGGAGGCACAGGCGATTGCCGATCTGCCGCTCGCCGCGCTCCGCCTCGATTCCGACGCGCTGATTGCGGCCGCGCGGTTCGGGCTCGAGCGCATCGCTGACCTCTATCCGATGCCCCGTGGACCGCTCGCACGGCGTCTCGGCATGCGCAGCGTCGATCGCCTTGATCAGGCGCGCGGCAGCCTCGCCGAACCAATCATTCCGGTGGTGCCCATCGATGCGCCGCGCGTGACCCGCCGCCTGCTTGAGCCGATCGGCACGCCGGAGAGCATCGCGCAGGTCATCGACGATCTTGTCGATGACCTCGTCGCACTGTTGCAAACCCGCGGCCTTGGCGCGCGTGCCGTGCAGCTCACTGCCGATCGCGTCGATGGAGAGGCGCAGCGCCTCGCTGTCGGCGCCTCTCGCGCGACGCGCGACGCCCGGCATCTCAAGCGCATGTTCGGACTCCGGATGGAGGGGCTCGATCCCGGCCTCGGCATTGAGGCGATGCACCTCGCCGTGCCCTTGTCCGAGCCGCTCGGCGCCGAGGCCGCAGGCGCGCTGCTCGAAACTTCGCGCAAGACGCGCGACCTCGCGCCGCTGGTCGACCAACTCAGCAGCCGCGCCGGCGGGTCAGCGCTGTTTCGCGTATCGTCCCAAGAGAGCGACGTGCCCGAACGCGCGATGCGCCGCCTGCCGCCACTTGCCACGCCCTCGGGCTGGCCGGGATGGAAGCGGCCGGCGCGGCTCCTCAGGCGCCCCGAGCCGCTGTCCAATGTCGTCGCGCTGCTGCCCGACCATCCGCCTCGTCGCTTCACCTGGCGCCGGCAGGATTTTCGCGTCGTCGCCGGTGACGGCCCCGAGCGCATTCACGGCGAATGGTGGCGGAACGCGCAGGAGATGTGGGCTGTGCGCGACTATTTCCGCGTTGAGGCGGAGGGCGGCCAGCGCTTCTGGCTGTTCCGGCGCGGCGACGGCGTCGATGCTCCGACTGGCGACCTCAGCTGGTACATGCACGGGATGTTCGGTTGA
- a CDS encoding SOS response-associated peptidase: protein MEIASIMEDFDDLEINIETPEGIPNVEPRADIKMTDTAPIVRGVEGRRGVGELVNRRWSWPGNNRKPVYNFRSEGRGFTSHRCLILADGFYEFGEPIQPGQKRKTKYLFTLKNHRWFCIAGIWRSHPEVGEAFTMLTMEPGEDVAPYHSRQIIPLNRAQWADWLDPSVPAEEILGVLPKGSLPVTRIFPPMPEATML, encoded by the coding sequence GTGGAGATCGCCTCGATCATGGAGGATTTCGATGACCTCGAAATCAACATAGAGACGCCGGAAGGCATTCCCAACGTCGAGCCCCGCGCCGACATCAAAATGACGGACACGGCCCCGATCGTCCGCGGCGTAGAAGGCAGGCGAGGTGTCGGTGAACTGGTGAACCGACGATGGAGCTGGCCAGGCAATAACCGAAAGCCGGTCTATAACTTCCGGTCAGAAGGCCGCGGGTTCACCTCGCATCGCTGCCTTATCTTGGCCGACGGCTTCTATGAGTTTGGGGAACCCATACAGCCTGGCCAGAAGCGCAAGACCAAATACTTGTTCACCCTCAAGAACCATCGGTGGTTCTGCATCGCCGGTATCTGGCGTTCCCATCCCGAGGTTGGCGAGGCCTTCACGATGCTGACGATGGAGCCGGGCGAGGACGTTGCGCCCTACCACTCCCGACAAATCATTCCGCTGAACCGTGCTCAGTGGGCGGACTGGCTCGATCCGTCGGTTCCCGCTGAAGAGATACTCGGCGTTCTCCCCAAGGGCAGTCTCCCGGTAACCCGAATTTTCCCCCCGATGCCCGAGGCGACGATGCTTTGA
- a CDS encoding SOS response-associated peptidase family protein has product MTVGDRRYRVTLEDGNFFYLAGVWEPAMAGWPLAFRIITVAANPEVARYQERHGAIIHRRQVMSWLDATVPEGDLLVTPPAHLFLVEEIDGAPVQKVLAL; this is encoded by the coding sequence ATGACCGTTGGCGATCGCCGTTACAGGGTAACGCTGGAAGACGGGAATTTCTTCTATCTCGCCGGGGTTTGGGAGCCGGCAATGGCGGGATGGCCGCTGGCTTTCCGGATCATCACGGTCGCCGCCAATCCGGAGGTCGCGCGTTATCAGGAGCGCCATGGCGCGATCATTCATCGTCGTCAGGTTATGAGCTGGCTCGACGCGACGGTGCCGGAAGGCGATCTGCTGGTGACGCCGCCGGCGCATCTGTTCCTCGTCGAGGAGATCGACGGCGCGCCCGTCCAGAAGGTATTGGCGCTCTGA
- a CDS encoding alpha-ketoglutarate-dependent dioxygenase AlkB — MLDLFNAPLLPGLASFPEIVSDDEERGLISAIDAIELSPFRFQGWTGKRVTASFGWNYDFDTHRVDRAAPIPPWLQPVRERLARCAGLDPRELIQALMIRYDKGAGINWHRDRPIYEHVVGLSLGAPADMRFRRQRPDGKYDRVSLPLAPRAAYHMSGEARHEWQHSINEMDRTRWSITFRSPSSLWPRD, encoded by the coding sequence GTGCTGGACCTATTCAACGCGCCGCTGCTGCCGGGCTTGGCATCGTTTCCTGAGATCGTGAGTGATGACGAGGAACGTGGGCTGATCTCGGCGATCGACGCGATCGAGCTATCGCCGTTTCGGTTCCAGGGCTGGACCGGCAAACGAGTGACGGCATCATTCGGGTGGAATTACGATTTCGACACGCATCGGGTCGACCGTGCGGCCCCGATCCCGCCCTGGTTGCAGCCGGTTCGTGAACGCCTCGCGAGATGTGCAGGGTTAGACCCGCGCGAGCTAATTCAGGCGCTGATGATCCGCTACGATAAAGGCGCTGGTATAAACTGGCACCGTGATCGCCCGATCTATGAGCATGTCGTTGGGCTCTCGCTTGGAGCGCCGGCAGACATGCGATTCAGGCGCCAGCGCCCGGACGGCAAATATGATCGGGTGTCGCTCCCGCTTGCTCCTCGGGCCGCCTATCACATGTCAGGGGAAGCCCGGCACGAATGGCAGCACAGCATAAACGAGATGGATCGCACACGCTGGTCGATCACTTTCCGCTCACCATCATCGCTTTGGCCGCGAGACTAA